A DNA window from Sphingopyxis macrogoltabida contains the following coding sequences:
- a CDS encoding amidohydrolase family protein: protein MMTIARIAALLLATAITATPVMAQDKDSGPEARPLYNRDRWLPPTVPTSDEVLRIPVPADYNAPKGSFVLVGGRLFDGTGKPARPATVVVEGKSITAVLSPGNRNWPADAVVYDVAGKTVMPGLIDLHTHLTNFRSADAANVYSSAGISGAESVMRGQWRMGIFLQAGVTSMRDVGSHGDAPFVLKRAQAAGEIPGPRIFAAGQLITQTGGHAAIHAFGPGFPEVPNGNPNSMTRIASGPDQWREAVRIQFAKGADLIKLASEYNQAEITAAVDEAHSLGLPVTTDTETQYIDMAIKAGVDSIEHPLPRSDAAIVLMARRGIASVPTFVPYRLVMRTWGGGYFGSTSRRFELNEESILAMGRKMRRAGIKMGIGLDLVTDWPDYMPGAYINELESFELIGYTKAEALVAATKTSAEIMHMGDRLGTIEPGKLADIIVVDGNPDEDFTALRKVRTAFVNGRLMLQDGRLYKPPHEEVPMPERK from the coding sequence ATGATGACAATCGCACGGATCGCCGCGCTGCTGCTTGCGACCGCTATCACCGCGACGCCGGTTATGGCGCAGGACAAGGATAGCGGACCGGAGGCGCGGCCGCTCTATAATCGCGACCGGTGGTTGCCCCCGACGGTGCCGACGTCCGACGAGGTGCTGCGTATCCCGGTACCCGCCGACTATAACGCGCCCAAGGGGTCGTTCGTACTGGTGGGCGGCCGGTTGTTCGACGGCACCGGCAAGCCGGCACGCCCGGCGACGGTGGTCGTTGAGGGCAAGTCGATTACGGCGGTGCTGAGCCCCGGCAACAGGAACTGGCCGGCCGATGCGGTGGTCTATGATGTCGCAGGCAAGACGGTGATGCCCGGCCTGATCGACCTGCATACGCACCTCACCAACTTCCGTTCGGCAGACGCGGCCAACGTCTATTCGTCCGCCGGTATCAGCGGCGCAGAATCCGTGATGCGCGGGCAGTGGCGCATGGGCATCTTCCTGCAGGCCGGGGTCACCAGCATGCGCGACGTCGGGTCGCATGGCGATGCGCCGTTCGTGCTCAAGCGCGCGCAAGCGGCCGGCGAAATTCCCGGTCCGCGTATCTTCGCGGCGGGCCAGCTCATCACGCAGACCGGGGGCCACGCTGCAATCCATGCCTTCGGCCCGGGCTTTCCCGAAGTCCCCAACGGCAACCCGAATTCGATGACCCGTATCGCGTCCGGTCCCGACCAGTGGCGCGAGGCGGTGCGCATCCAGTTCGCCAAGGGCGCCGACCTGATCAAACTTGCCAGCGAATATAATCAGGCCGAGATCACCGCGGCGGTCGACGAGGCGCATTCGCTTGGCCTGCCGGTGACGACGGATACCGAAACCCAATATATCGATATGGCGATCAAGGCCGGCGTGGACTCGATCGAACATCCGTTGCCGCGGAGCGACGCCGCCATCGTGCTGATGGCCAGGCGCGGCATCGCCTCGGTCCCGACCTTCGTTCCCTATCGCCTCGTCATGCGGACTTGGGGCGGTGGATATTTCGGCTCCACCTCGCGCCGGTTCGAACTGAACGAGGAGAGCATCCTGGCGATGGGCAGGAAGATGCGGCGCGCCGGCATCAAGATGGGGATCGGGCTCGACCTGGTCACCGATTGGCCGGACTATATGCCCGGCGCCTATATCAACGAGCTCGAGAGCTTCGAACTGATCGGCTACACGAAAGCGGAAGCGCTGGTCGCGGCGACCAAGACAAGCGCCGAGATCATGCACATGGGCGACCGGCTGGGGACGATCGAGCCCGGCAAACTGGCCGACATCATCGTCGTCGATGGCAATCCCGACGAGGATTTCACGGCGCTGCGCAAGGTCAGGACCGCCTTCGTGAACGGCCGGCTGATGCTGCAGGACGGCCGTCTCTACAAGCCGCCGCACGAAGAAGTGCCGATGCCGGAGAGGAAATAG
- a CDS encoding amidohydrolase produces MFSTSRYRNSLRNCTCLVDNSIHIASSVEARQEGRLKRDPSVPAHRMAGRDTMRKKLLAIAAGAAATPALAQTPPAPAFDVAAARARIAPILEKAYPHLDAIYKDIHAHPELGFQETRTAALLAGEMRQLGFTVTTGIGETGIVAIYKNGDGPIILVRTELDALPMEEKTGLPYASRVQQTANGSSTFVAHSCGHDLHMAWWLGTATTLVKMKDRWSGTLMFVGQPAEELGTGAKAMLDDGLFTRWPKPDFAFAAHVMPLPTGLVIVKDGVVSSASDAIDISFNGVGAHGSMPDKGIDPIMMGSRFVTDVQSVISREKDPKVFGVITVGSFVAGTVGNIIPDRADLKLTLRSYDDATRKLLVEGVERTARSVTDMARAPAPVITHQGGTAAVVNTTDLAQEAATMLKAAFGSEAIFVPASEAGGNASEDYSELVKAGIASVFFAIGGLDPALFAKAQADKTAIPVNHSPFFAPVPEATIKRGAEVLALAALMALAERGAGQ; encoded by the coding sequence ATGTTTTCGACGTCGCGATATCGGAACTCGCTCCGCAATTGCACTTGTTTAGTTGATAATTCAATTCATATTGCATCAAGTGTTGAAGCAAGGCAAGAAGGTCGCTTGAAACGCGATCCTTCGGTGCCCGCGCACCGAATGGCCGGGAGAGACACGATGCGCAAAAAGTTGCTGGCGATCGCCGCCGGGGCCGCTGCAACGCCAGCCCTCGCCCAGACGCCTCCCGCGCCGGCCTTCGACGTGGCAGCCGCGAGGGCCCGCATCGCGCCGATTCTCGAAAAGGCTTATCCGCATCTGGATGCGATCTACAAAGACATCCATGCCCATCCCGAACTCGGATTTCAGGAAACGCGCACGGCCGCTCTCCTCGCCGGGGAAATGCGCCAGCTCGGCTTTACCGTGACGACCGGAATCGGCGAGACGGGGATTGTCGCGATCTACAAGAATGGCGATGGCCCGATCATCCTGGTGCGCACCGAACTCGATGCGCTGCCGATGGAAGAAAAGACGGGGCTTCCCTATGCGAGCCGCGTCCAGCAGACCGCGAACGGCAGCAGCACCTTCGTCGCCCATAGTTGCGGGCACGACCTCCACATGGCCTGGTGGCTCGGCACCGCGACAACCCTTGTGAAAATGAAGGATCGCTGGAGCGGAACGCTGATGTTCGTCGGCCAGCCCGCCGAAGAGCTTGGCACGGGCGCCAAGGCGATGCTCGACGATGGTCTTTTCACCCGCTGGCCGAAGCCCGACTTCGCCTTTGCGGCGCACGTCATGCCGCTGCCCACGGGCCTTGTCATCGTGAAGGACGGCGTCGTCAGTTCGGCGTCCGACGCGATCGACATCAGCTTCAACGGCGTCGGCGCTCACGGATCGATGCCCGACAAGGGTATCGACCCCATCATGATGGGCAGCCGCTTTGTGACCGACGTACAGTCCGTCATCAGCCGCGAAAAGGATCCGAAGGTCTTTGGCGTCATCACCGTCGGCAGCTTCGTCGCCGGCACCGTCGGCAACATCATTCCCGACCGGGCGGACCTCAAGCTGACCCTTCGCTCCTATGACGACGCGACACGGAAGCTCCTGGTCGAGGGGGTCGAAAGAACGGCGCGCTCGGTAACCGACATGGCGCGCGCGCCGGCCCCTGTGATCACCCATCAGGGCGGGACCGCCGCGGTCGTAAATACCACCGACCTCGCGCAAGAAGCCGCGACGATGCTGAAGGCCGCATTCGGCAGCGAAGCCATCTTCGTCCCCGCCAGCGAAGCGGGCGGCAACGCCAGCGAAGATTATTCCGAACTGGTGAAGGCGGGCATAGCATCGGTTTTCTTCGCGATCGGCGGGCTCGATCCGGCCCTTTTTGCCAAAGCGCAGGCCGACAAGACCGCGATCCCCGTCAATCACTCGCCGTTTTTCGCACCGGTGCCGGAAGCGACCATCAAGCGCGGCGCCGAAGTTCTGGCCCTCGCCGCTCTCATGGCACTAGCGGAGCGCGGCGCGGGACAATAG
- a CDS encoding Csu type fimbrial protein → MRKHLLHAALLLPALFFAAPPAHADITGTIDATITLEAGCIINGQNYDDGSIGVDFGTLDFGTQNTLFTQTDAQVLSGATGFTIQCSNGITPTLSFDAGQNDGSGAGTGLHAMAHQTAAGQFVTYNLYSDAGRTAVIPVGGDIVLAGDGSVQTVNVYGRAFGEAGLTPGVYADVVTVVVEL, encoded by the coding sequence GTGCGTAAACATCTATTACACGCCGCCCTCCTCCTTCCTGCCCTGTTTTTTGCTGCTCCCCCGGCGCACGCCGATATTACGGGAACGATCGACGCGACGATCACGCTCGAAGCCGGCTGCATCATCAATGGTCAGAATTACGACGATGGCTCGATCGGCGTCGATTTCGGCACGCTCGATTTCGGGACCCAGAACACGCTGTTCACCCAGACCGATGCACAGGTGCTCAGCGGCGCGACCGGCTTCACGATCCAGTGCAGCAACGGCATCACGCCGACCCTGTCGTTCGACGCCGGGCAGAATGACGGGTCGGGTGCGGGCACCGGGCTCCATGCCATGGCGCATCAAACCGCCGCGGGGCAGTTCGTGACCTATAATCTCTATTCGGACGCCGGCCGTACGGCCGTCATTCCTGTCGGCGGAGACATCGTCCTCGCCGGCGACGGATCGGTGCAGACGGTGAATGTCTATGGCCGCGCGTTTGGCGAGGCCGGGCTGACGCCGGGCGTTTATGCCGATGTGGTGACGGTGGTGGTCGAGCTTTAG
- a CDS encoding Csu type fimbrial protein: MSRPRPWTALAAFAGLVAYAAGSSAQAETTAQFDVSATITAGCLVDGLGGSGNAGRVGTLDFGLDSTFSTATHTATTTGTQAIRLRCTPGANLTMSIDGGSHAAAGTRNLQLGANSGARLVYTLCRDAGCTQPIAIGTPYAVPVSGANSEDVRLPIYGSLTLPGTRPPGTYTDTLTVTLTW; the protein is encoded by the coding sequence ATGTCCCGCCCACGCCCGTGGACCGCATTGGCGGCTTTTGCCGGGCTCGTCGCCTATGCGGCGGGCAGCTCCGCGCAAGCCGAAACGACGGCCCAGTTCGACGTTTCGGCGACGATCACCGCCGGATGCCTGGTCGACGGCCTCGGCGGCAGCGGCAATGCCGGACGGGTCGGCACGCTCGATTTCGGGCTCGATTCGACCTTCTCGACCGCGACGCACACCGCCACGACGACCGGCACCCAGGCAATCCGCCTGCGCTGCACCCCGGGCGCCAATCTGACGATGAGCATCGACGGCGGCAGCCATGCGGCCGCCGGCACCCGCAATCTCCAGCTTGGAGCCAACAGCGGCGCGCGCCTCGTCTACACGCTGTGCCGCGATGCCGGATGCACCCAGCCGATCGCGATCGGCACACCCTACGCAGTCCCGGTCTCCGGCGCGAACAGCGAGGATGTGCGCCTGCCGATCTACGGCTCGCTGACGCTGCCCGGAACGCGGCCGCCCGGCACCTACACCGACACGCTGACGGTCACGCTGACCTGGTGA
- a CDS encoding fimbrial biogenesis chaperone, translated as MKRAYLPVVLLIVAIVMLLIAPRPAAARQPGSILIWPINPVIEGDDRAAALWLENPGKTPVTLQIRVYAWAQHDGRDAYAPQDEVLGTPPIVSIQPGERQLVRLTRTTPPPTVAEKPYRVVVDEIPTSDAPTAPGAAVSFRMRYSLPLFSYAGGEARKGKAKAPPPPALGWRVGSDASGRFLEIRNSGAGHARLTDVAFVTSGRRSAIAEGLFGYVLPGATMRWPLPQGTTAPGDLSAAINGQQSARIERLPE; from the coding sequence ATGAAACGCGCTTATCTTCCCGTCGTCCTGTTGATCGTTGCGATCGTGATGCTGCTCATCGCGCCTCGCCCCGCGGCGGCGCGGCAGCCCGGGTCGATCCTGATCTGGCCGATCAATCCGGTGATCGAGGGCGACGATCGTGCGGCGGCGCTATGGCTCGAAAATCCGGGGAAGACGCCGGTGACGCTGCAGATCCGCGTCTATGCCTGGGCGCAGCACGACGGCCGCGACGCCTATGCGCCGCAGGACGAGGTGCTGGGGACGCCGCCGATCGTCAGCATCCAGCCCGGCGAACGGCAACTGGTCCGCCTGACCCGCACGACGCCGCCGCCGACCGTCGCGGAAAAGCCTTACCGCGTCGTGGTCGACGAAATCCCGACCAGCGATGCGCCGACGGCGCCCGGCGCCGCGGTCAGTTTCCGGATGCGCTACTCGCTGCCATTGTTTTCCTATGCCGGGGGCGAGGCCCGTAAAGGCAAGGCAAAGGCGCCGCCGCCGCCCGCGCTCGGCTGGCGTGTCGGGTCCGACGCGAGCGGGCGCTTTCTCGAGATCCGTAACAGCGGCGCCGGCCACGCGCGCCTCACCGATGTCGCGTTCGTGACGAGCGGCCGCCGCTCGGCGATCGCCGAAGGACTGTTCGGCTATGTGCTCCCCGGCGCCACGATGCGCTGGCCTTTGCCGCAAGGAACGACGGCGCCGGGCGACCTGTCGGCGGCGATCAACGGGCAGCAGAGCGCGCGCATCGAGCGTCTGCCGGAATGA
- a CDS encoding fimbria/pilus outer membrane usher protein encodes MARAIFPPGRLRWAPAFAAALCSPGGAYAANGDRRLDGYADLPPPVRPDDVAKLAAEQRLELELFVNGLQTGIVAAVVKQGGRFRMRAGDLRRAGLLFEAPGDMLFLDELEGVRADYDALTQQLHLTVSPEYLPAQRLGGADREFRPAQYDMGALLNYDLYVTGGNRGSVQASLWHEARIFGSAGIFSTTGAIRTGAGKRYVRFDSYWRWSDERSMTTIEAGDIITRTLPYAPAVRLGGIQVSRDFSVRPDIITYPLPEFAGNAALPSTVDLVVDGQRIAGSRVNPGPFTLGTLPPINGYGQANLIVTDMHGRSVATALPFYVSSALLRPGLTDYSVAAGAFRRNYGIRNFDYGGFAVSASARHGVTRGLTLEVRAEVADDMRLAGGGAVVKLGNFGTVSAAYSRSFGSNANGGQLDLSYEYQARGFSIGLRHTRRGSGYLDLGLLDRGNRGDRPGRERLSAATASVSLGSAGTLGIGYFELRQERGRDARLANLAWAIPLWGESRVYASLSRDFIDRSWSGALTLSIPLGGGTLNAGVAQDQDGRTGVRADYSRPVPTEGGFGWNASAVSEDGGSPYLRGDVIWRTQPVQLRAGAYGRDDVTGWFGASGSLVLMDGSLFAANRVSDAFAVVSTNGEPGIPVRYENQLIGTTNSKGQLLVPAASAYYPARYDIDTLDLPANVQTPVVSQRVAIAAGSGHVIRFPVAHMAAARATLRDAAGAVIPAGAAVTINGDRSTYVGWDGLLFIEQVAADNRIAVSLPDGTTCHAAFAADPKADAIIELGNVTCRP; translated from the coding sequence GTGGCGCGCGCGATATTTCCGCCGGGACGCCTCCGCTGGGCGCCGGCATTTGCCGCCGCGCTCTGCAGCCCCGGCGGCGCCTATGCCGCGAATGGCGATAGGCGCCTCGATGGCTACGCCGACCTGCCGCCGCCGGTGCGACCGGACGACGTTGCGAAGCTCGCCGCCGAGCAGCGGCTCGAACTCGAGCTCTTCGTCAATGGCCTGCAGACCGGCATCGTCGCGGCCGTCGTCAAGCAGGGTGGCCGGTTCCGGATGCGTGCCGGGGACCTGCGCCGCGCCGGACTGTTGTTCGAAGCGCCGGGCGACATGCTGTTCCTCGACGAACTCGAAGGCGTGCGCGCCGACTATGATGCGCTGACGCAGCAACTGCACCTGACCGTGTCGCCCGAATATCTCCCAGCGCAGCGGCTTGGCGGGGCGGACCGCGAATTCCGGCCGGCGCAATATGATATGGGGGCGCTGCTCAATTACGACCTTTATGTCACCGGCGGCAATCGGGGGTCCGTCCAGGCGTCGCTATGGCACGAAGCCCGCATATTCGGATCCGCAGGCATTTTTTCGACCACCGGTGCGATCCGCACCGGCGCCGGGAAGCGCTACGTCCGCTTCGACAGCTATTGGCGCTGGTCCGACGAGCGCAGCATGACGACCATCGAAGCAGGCGACATCATCACGCGGACCTTGCCCTATGCGCCCGCCGTCCGGCTCGGCGGCATCCAGGTGTCGCGCGACTTTTCCGTCCGCCCCGACATCATCACCTATCCGCTGCCCGAATTCGCCGGCAACGCCGCGCTGCCGTCGACCGTCGATCTGGTCGTCGACGGCCAGCGGATCGCGGGCAGCCGGGTCAATCCCGGGCCCTTCACGCTCGGCACGCTGCCGCCGATCAACGGCTATGGTCAGGCTAATCTGATCGTTACCGACATGCACGGGCGCAGCGTCGCGACGGCGCTGCCCTTTTATGTGAGCAGCGCGTTGCTCCGCCCGGGCCTGACCGATTATTCGGTCGCAGCGGGCGCGTTCCGCCGCAACTACGGCATCCGTAATTTCGATTATGGCGGCTTCGCGGTCAGCGCCTCGGCGCGCCACGGCGTGACCCGCGGCCTGACGCTCGAAGTGCGCGCCGAGGTCGCCGACGATATGCGCCTCGCCGGCGGCGGCGCCGTCGTGAAGCTCGGCAATTTCGGGACGGTCAGCGCCGCCTATAGCCGGAGCTTCGGGAGCAATGCCAATGGCGGCCAGCTCGACCTTAGCTATGAATATCAGGCGCGCGGCTTTTCGATCGGACTGCGCCACACGCGGCGTGGCAGCGGCTATCTCGACCTCGGCCTCCTCGATCGCGGCAATCGTGGCGATCGCCCGGGCCGGGAACGGCTGAGCGCCGCGACCGCGAGCGTGTCGCTGGGATCGGCCGGCACGCTGGGTATCGGCTATTTCGAACTGCGGCAGGAACGCGGGCGCGATGCGAGGCTCGCGAACCTCGCCTGGGCGATCCCGCTTTGGGGCGAAAGCCGCGTCTATGCGTCGCTATCGCGCGATTTCATCGACCGCAGCTGGTCGGGCGCCCTCACGCTCAGCATCCCGCTGGGCGGCGGCACGCTCAACGCCGGGGTCGCGCAGGATCAGGACGGGCGCACCGGTGTGCGGGCCGACTATTCGCGGCCGGTTCCGACCGAGGGCGGTTTCGGCTGGAACGCCAGCGCAGTGAGCGAGGACGGCGGCAGTCCCTATCTGCGTGGCGACGTGATCTGGCGGACGCAGCCGGTCCAGCTCCGCGCCGGCGCCTATGGCCGCGACGATGTCACCGGCTGGTTCGGGGCAAGCGGCTCGCTGGTCCTCATGGACGGCTCGCTCTTTGCCGCGAACCGCGTTTCCGACGCCTTCGCGGTGGTCAGCACCAACGGCGAGCCCGGCATCCCGGTGCGATACGAGAACCAGCTGATCGGTACGACCAACAGCAAGGGCCAGCTGCTCGTCCCGGCGGCCAGCGCTTATTATCCCGCGCGCTACGACATCGATACGCTCGACCTGCCCGCAAATGTCCAGACCCCGGTCGTCAGCCAACGCGTCGCGATCGCCGCGGGCAGCGGCCATGTCATCCGCTTTCCGGTCGCGCATATGGCCGCGGCGCGCGCCACGCTCCGCGACGCCGCGGGCGCGGTGATCCCGGCAGGGGCGGCGGTCACGATCAACGGCGATCGTTCGACTTACGTCGGCTGGGACGGCCTGCTCTTCATCGAGCAGGTCGCGGCGGACAATCGCATCGCGGTCAGCCTGCCCGACGGCACCACCTGCCACGCCGCCTTCGCCGCCGATCCGAAAGCCGACGCCATCATCGAACTGGGGAATGTAACATGCCGACCCTGA
- a CDS encoding Csu type fimbrial protein, which translates to MPTLTRLSGASLLFAAAIMAPEAASACTTATTNTNLGSFSSYTIASTPQQGSGLAGLQCDILLAALTTHYIGLRVEASTFRLTGPTGQTIPYTASLTSGGTPLAVGNVLDLSSLSLVSLLSGTNNSVPIYFRTSAAAGLRAGTYSGFIDLRWYYSVCSLGVAVCLAYSSSPGFVRPLIGPATVWGTGVPVRVNVQLTVQNDCIITAPNVAFGSAPLAGAFNPVTRTILIRCSAGAVYTVGLDDGNNALSGVRRMRSGTNYLRYELYKTATSADRWGAVGAARRSSASADTNAGIYDSTTTQGYSYRAAILPGQITPPAGSYSDTIRIDVTF; encoded by the coding sequence ATGCCGACCCTGACCCGCCTTTCCGGAGCCTCCCTCCTGTTCGCTGCCGCAATCATGGCGCCGGAGGCGGCATCGGCTTGCACCACCGCGACGACGAATACGAATCTCGGCAGCTTCAGCTCCTATACGATCGCCTCGACGCCGCAGCAGGGCAGCGGTCTGGCCGGCCTTCAGTGCGATATCCTGCTCGCGGCGCTCACCACCCATTATATCGGCCTGCGTGTCGAAGCGTCGACATTCCGGCTGACCGGACCGACCGGGCAAACGATTCCCTATACTGCATCGCTGACGTCGGGCGGTACGCCGCTGGCGGTGGGCAATGTCCTCGACCTGTCGTCGCTCAGCCTCGTCAGCCTGCTCTCTGGAACGAACAACAGCGTGCCGATCTATTTCCGTACCAGCGCGGCGGCGGGCCTCCGCGCCGGCACCTACAGCGGCTTCATCGATCTACGCTGGTATTATTCGGTCTGCTCGCTCGGCGTCGCGGTATGCCTTGCCTATTCGTCCAGCCCCGGTTTTGTCCGCCCGCTCATTGGGCCGGCGACCGTCTGGGGAACCGGGGTACCGGTGCGCGTCAATGTCCAGCTGACCGTCCAGAACGACTGCATCATCACCGCACCGAACGTCGCCTTCGGATCGGCACCGCTGGCCGGCGCCTTCAATCCCGTGACGCGCACGATCCTGATCCGCTGCAGCGCGGGCGCGGTTTACACGGTCGGTCTCGACGACGGCAACAATGCCCTCAGCGGCGTGCGGCGGATGCGCAGCGGCACCAATTATCTGCGCTATGAACTCTACAAAACCGCCACGTCGGCCGACCGGTGGGGCGCCGTCGGCGCCGCGCGCCGCAGCAGCGCCAGCGCCGACACCAACGCCGGCATCTATGATTCCACGACGACGCAAGGCTATAGCTATCGCGCCGCGATCCTCCCGGGCCAGATCACCCCGCCGGCGGGCAGCTACAGCGACACGATCCGGATCGACGTGACCTTTTGA
- a CDS encoding winged helix DNA-binding protein translates to MGHQAQDGARSESEESRLDRLEGRLDKLVALLETMVAGAPETGPPSAAAALTPDSFLPASERKADIIRPTSFPKARARFARETIRRRRKREEYFPAELFSDACWDILLDLYAAHYEGEAVSISSLCIAASVPQTTALRWIALLTNEGWLVRWADPNDRRRSYIKLSDRARGRLDAYFDDLPY, encoded by the coding sequence ATGGGTCATCAGGCGCAGGACGGTGCCCGCAGCGAATCCGAAGAATCGCGTCTCGACCGGCTGGAAGGCCGCCTCGACAAGCTTGTCGCGTTGCTGGAAACCATGGTCGCGGGGGCTCCGGAAACGGGACCGCCATCTGCAGCAGCCGCGCTCACTCCCGATAGCTTTTTGCCTGCCTCCGAGCGCAAGGCGGACATCATTCGCCCGACCAGCTTTCCGAAGGCGCGCGCCCGCTTTGCCCGCGAAACGATTCGTCGCAGGCGCAAACGCGAGGAATATTTCCCGGCCGAACTATTTTCGGATGCCTGCTGGGACATTCTGCTCGACCTCTATGCCGCGCACTACGAGGGCGAGGCGGTCTCGATTTCCAGCCTTTGCATCGCGGCATCGGTGCCGCAAACCACCGCGTTGCGGTGGATCGCCTTGCTGACCAACGAAGGATGGCTGGTTCGCTGGGCCGATCCGAACGACCGCCGACGCTCGTACATCAAATTGAGCGACAGGGCGCGCGGCCGGCTGGATGCCTATTTCGACGATCTGCCATATTGA
- a CDS encoding GntR family transcriptional regulator, giving the protein MTTDIPSISTFSGQGVSGPFDPAQNPSKAAAFWLRRDIVRGVFEPHERLKVEHLVQFYSVGHSPIREAILLMSESGLVVHEHQKGYRVAPVSLDDYDDVLSVYQRLYKLSIEMAIDLADDEWEERVVVQLHRASKAKVVEPDGEAEAREQWQRAYWEFHGALVSGCRSPLLMQLLGDIGFRLERYVNLFAEPSEGRRSADGEVSGMHRAIVEALVARDKARTLALIDDYFATSQPVRNTIKERLRSGAKAKRGRKRAA; this is encoded by the coding sequence GTGACGACCGATATTCCATCTATTTCGACCTTTTCGGGGCAAGGCGTATCGGGTCCGTTCGATCCGGCACAGAATCCTTCGAAAGCGGCCGCCTTCTGGCTGCGCCGCGATATCGTGCGCGGGGTTTTCGAACCGCACGAGCGATTGAAGGTCGAACACCTCGTCCAATTCTACAGCGTCGGCCATAGCCCGATCCGCGAGGCGATCTTGCTGATGTCCGAAAGCGGCCTGGTCGTCCACGAGCATCAGAAGGGCTATCGCGTCGCACCGGTATCACTCGACGATTATGACGATGTGCTGTCGGTGTATCAGCGGCTTTACAAGCTCTCGATCGAGATGGCGATCGACCTTGCCGACGATGAATGGGAAGAACGCGTCGTCGTCCAGCTCCATCGCGCGTCGAAGGCGAAGGTCGTCGAACCCGACGGCGAGGCAGAAGCACGCGAGCAGTGGCAGCGCGCCTATTGGGAGTTCCACGGCGCGCTCGTCTCGGGCTGCCGCTCGCCGCTGTTGATGCAGTTGCTCGGCGACATCGGTTTCCGGCTCGAACGCTATGTGAACCTGTTTGCCGAACCCAGCGAGGGGCGCAGAAGCGCCGATGGCGAGGTGTCCGGCATGCACCGCGCCATCGTCGAGGCGCTGGTCGCGCGCGACAAGGCCCGCACGCTGGCATTGATCGACGACTATTTCGCGACCAGTCAGCCGGTGCGCAACACGATCAAGGAACGGCTGCGCAGCGGCGCGAAAGCCAAGCGCGGACGCAAGCGCGCTGCCTGA